The genomic interval TGCTACGTGCACCAGATGCCGCGCGGCTTTCGCAAGAGCCTCTACATCATGGACGACGACTACCGCCTGTCCTTCCTGTACGGCTCCTTCGTCACGCTGACCAACCTGACCGAAGGCGACATCAACCGCATTCTGGACGAGAACCTCTCGCCGCTGTACGTGTCGGTCCACACGGCCAACCAGGACCTGCGCCAGGACCTGATGAAGTGGTGGAAGCTCAAGGTCAAGGACCCCCAGGCCGTGCAGATTCGCGGCATGATCGAGCGCCTCGAATCCATCGACCTGTACACCCAGATCGTCCTGGTGCCGGGCCGCAACGACGGTGAGCACCTCGACGACACGGTGGAGTACCTCAGCAGCCGCCCCAACGTGATCTCGGCGGCGGTCGTGCCCATCGGCCTGACCGGGCACCGCAAGAACCTGCCCGACGTGCGGACCTTCACGCGGGAGGAGGCGCAGGATACCCTCGCCCGCCTGAACCGCTGGCGGAGGCAGTTCCTGCAAGAGCGCGGCACCCGCTTCGTGTTCCCCTCCGACGAGCTGTACCTGCTGGCCGGGGAGCCGCTTCCCACCGAGGAGGAATACGAGGGCTTCCCTATGCTGGAAAACGGCGTGGGCATGATCCGCGACTTCCTGACCGAGGGGCTGCCCGAGCTGCCCGCCGCGCTGCCCGCGCCCCGCAAGGTGATCTTGGGGACAGGGCTGCTGTTCGCCGAGTCGCTCGACCGGGCGGTGGAAGCCCTGCGGCAGATCGAGGGCCTGGAGATCGAGGTTCGCGCGGTCGAGAACAAGACCTTCGGGCGCGTGACCACCGTGGCGGGCCTGCTGACCGGCCGCTGCTTCCGCCACGCGGTGAAGCCTGGCGAGGCCGACCTCCTCATCGTCCCGCCGACCACCCTGCGCTACGGCACCGAGCTGATGCTGGACGACACCAGCCTGACTGAGCTGCGGACCGAGTTCCGGATGGACGTGCGCCCTGGCGGGGCGACCCTGGGCGAACTCGCCCGCGTCATCCTCGACGGCGTGCAGAGCAGCGGCCACCAGTGGGGCATGAGCGCCCACGCGGTCAAGGAGAGCCGGGGCCAGGCGTAATCCGCGCCCGCGTTGTCAGCCTCGGCGGTGCATGGCAAGCTGGAGCATGTTGAAAGGCTTCCGGGAGTTCGTGCTGCGTGGCAACGTCGTCGATCTCGCGGTCGGTGTGGTGATCGGGGCGGCGTTCACAGGCGTGGTGACCGCCTTTTCCAATGGCTTCATCAACCCGCTCATTAAGGCAATCACTGGGGGTGGAGCCACGGTCGGCGGAACGTTCCGCGTCAACGGGGCGGTGTTCGACTACGGCGCCCTTCTCACGGCGCTGCTGAACTTCCTGATCGTGGCGGCCATCCTGTATTTCCTGGTGGTCGCGCCGCTCAACCGCCTCAACGAACGCCTCAAGCGGGGGCAAAAGGCGCCAGTCGCGGAACCCAGCCACCAGGAAAAGCTGCTGGCCGAGATCCGCGACGAGCTGCGGCGGCGCCCCTGACCGCCCCGCGCTGCCCTATCCTCTGCCTATGCCCATGAATCCCGCCGAGCTGCACGCCCGCACCTTCCTGATGCACCGGGAAGCGCTGATGGACCTCTACGCCCAGCTTCCCGAGGAGCACGGCACCTTTTCCGCCTGGGAGGGCGGCATGAGCCTGATCGGGCAGGCCGACCACCTGGCGGGCAGCAGCACCATGCTGCTGGGCATGATCGCCGGACAGGCCCCCGCGCGCCCGGCTCCCGGAGACGGCAGCGCCAGCGTGGCCGAGGTGCGCGGGCGCCTGCGCCAGACCACCGATCAGGTGGCCGCCGCCCTGCGCGCCCTGAGTCCCGAGGACCTCGCCCGCCGCGTTCCGGCCTTCGGGGGCCGCGAGATGCCCGTCGCCGCCCTGATCGATTCCCTGATCGGACACGAGGCCCACCACAAGGGCCAGATCTGGGTGATGGCGCGCATGGTGGGCATGCAGCCGCCGATGTTCGTGAAGATGGGGTAGGGCCGGGCGCCGCCCCGGGCCGGGCGAGCAGGGGAAGGCCGCCTGTCGCCAGAAAGTCAGGGAGGAGGAACGCTCATGCCCGAGCGGTCCTCCCCTGCTTGTGCTGGCCGCTGGCGACGGGCCGCTAGTTCACCAGCTTCGTCTTGTTCGTCACGAAGTCCATCAGCACGTACTGGCCGATGTTCTGCGGCGTCGTGAAGTAGGCCTTGCCGCGCGTCATCTCGGAGACGCGGCGCACGAAGCTGACAAGTTCGGGGTCGCGGGCCAGCATGAAGGTGTTGACCTGAATGCCGCTGCGGCGGCAGTTGGCGACCTCGCGCAGGGTAGCGCCCAGCACGTAGGGGTCCAGGCCGTAGGCGTTCTTGTAGATGCGGCCGTCGGGCAGTGTGAGGGCCGAGGGCTTGCCGTCGGTGATCATCACGATCTGCTTCATGTCCTTGTTCTCGCGCTTCAGCAGTTGCTGCGCGAGCCGCAGGCCGCCCGCCGTGTTGGTGTGGTACGGCCCGATCTGCGCCTGCGCGAGCTTGGCGACCGGCACCTCCTCGGCCGAGTCGTGGAACAGCACGAACTTGACCGTGTCGCCGGGGTACTGGGTGCGGATCAGGTGCGCCAGTGCCAGGGCCACCTGCTTGGCGGGCGTGAAGCGGTCCTCGCCGTACAGGATCATGGAGTGCGAGCAGTCCAGCAGCACGATGGTCGCCGCCGAGCTGTTGTATTCCGCCTGCCGGATGACGAGGTCGGATTCCTCGAGCTGGTCGAAGCCCTTGCCCATGATGTTCCCGAGGGTGGCGGTCGTGTCGAGGTTCAGCGTATCCCCGAACTCGTAGTTCTTGAGTTCGCCCGTCATCTCGACGCCGGAAGCGTACTCGCGGGTGTCGTGGGCGCCCGCGCTGGAGCGGCCCAGCCCACCCATCAGGTCGCGCAGGCTCTTGTAGCCCAGAAAGTCGATGCTCTTGTCGGTGAGCTGAAAGCGCGACTCGCCGCTCTGGCCCTGACCGCCCTGCCCCGGGTCCTCGTCGAATTCCTTGCGGATAAAGCCGTCCTGCTGAAGTTTGTCCATCAGGCGCTCGATCTGCTGGCCCAGCGGCGTCTCACGCACGTCGTCGGACTGCATGGCTTCCAGCAGCTGCTCTTCGGGAATCATGCCCCGGTCGGCCAGCGCCTCCAGAATCGCGTCGAAGAGGTCGTCCATGCTGGGGCGCGCGTTGGGGTCGGGGTCGTAGGGATCGTTCATCCCCTGGCCCAGCAGCGCTTCTTGAATCATCTGCATCAGCTCGCTGGAGTCGAGCTGATCGAGTTCGCCCTCGAATTTGCTGTACCGCGTGATGCGCGCCATACCGGTGACCTCCGTGGCCGACAGCATGGCGCCCCCGGCGGCGGGCATTTGTAACGGGTACTCAGGAGAGCAGGCTTTCCCCCGGTGCGGGCGGCGGGGCCACCGGCCGTGCCCGGCCCGGCCTCCCCCCGCGTCCCGTACAATCCTGGCCGTGTCTCCCCACGCCGTCGGCCTGCTGCTGCTCGTTCTGGTCACGGCCCTGTGGGGCAGCACCTTCGCGGTGGTCAAGGAACTCGGGGAACTGTTGGCGCCGCCCGTGCTGATCGCCTGGCGCTTTCTGATCGCCACGCTGGCCCTGCTGCCTGCGCTGCTGCTCACGCGGGGGCAGGCGGCGGCGCCCGCGCCCACCCGGCCCCTGTGGCGCGACGGCCTGATCCTGGGGGCGTGGCTGATCGCCGGATACGGCACCCAGACCATCGCGCTCCAGACGACCGGGGCCAACCGCGCCGCCTTTTTCACGGCGCTCAGCGTGGTGCTGGTGCCGCTGTGGCTCACCCTGGCCCAGCGCCGCCCGCTGCCGCTGGCCCTCTGGCTGGCGCTGCCGCTGGCGGTCGGCGGGCTGGCGCTGCTCTCCTGGGAGGGCGGGGCGCTGGTGGTCGGGGACGCCTGGGCGCTGGCCTGCGCCGTGACCTACGCGGGTTTCATCCTCGCGCTGGAACGCACCGCGAGTCGGCACGGGGCGCTGCGCTTCACCTTCGCGCAACTGCTGGCGGTCACGGCGCTCGCCTGGCTGTGGGCGCTGCTGGCCGAGCCGGGGAAGCTCTGGCCGCCCGCCGCCGCGTGGGGGCCGCTGCTGTACCTGGGCGTGGCCGCCACCGCCGTGACCACCCTGCTTCAGACGGTCGGGCAGCGCCGGGTGAGCGCCGCCGAGGCCAGCCTGATCTACGCGCTCGAACCGGTCGCCGCCGCGCTGTTCAGCTTCCTCCTCATCGGGGAGCGCATCGGCCTGCGCGGGGCGCTGGGCGGGCTGCTGGTGGTCGTCGCGACCCTGCTGGGCCAGCGCGCCGGCGAGCAGGAAGGCACCCCGCCCCACCCCGAGGTGCCGACCCCACAGGCGGCCGAAAGCGGCCAGGCCTGAAGACCCCGGTCTCAGCGCCGGTCGGGCACCAGCAGCGTGCGCAGCCCCGCGCCCGCGTCCCACACGCCCATCAGGCCGTCTTTCAGCACCGACTGGTTGACGGCCGTGTACAGCGCGGTCGGCAGGCGGGTGGAAGGATAGACCCCCGTGCGGCCCTGGGTCCCCACCCGCACCTCGATGGGAAAGCCCAGGGTCAGCGTGGCGACCAGCACCCCCCCCAGCGCCGCGCCGCCCAGGCCCCCGGCCAGCCCATGCCAGCGCCGCCCCGGCACCACCGCGCACCAGCGCCGCAGCGAGAACGCCAGCGCCGCGCCTGCGCCCACCGCCAGTCCGGCGGCCAGCAGCAGGCCCCCGGCCCCGGCCCGCCCGGCCAGCAGGTTGACCAGCAGGCACGCCGCCACCCCGCCCAGGCCCCACAGCAGTCCTGGCAGCCCGCGCCGGGCGCCCAGCGCCGTCACCACAGCCCAGACCGTTACCAGCAGCGCGTCGAACCAGGTGATCACGCCGGGCAGTCTAGAGCAGCCGCGGGCGAGGGCGCGCGCGGTTGGCCGGTCCCCCCGGCCCCGCGCCTCAAGGCGGCATAAGGCCGGGAACGCAGGCGATGGTAGGCGCGGCTGCCGTCTGCACGGCCCGCCGCACTACACTGAGCGGCATGATCCGTGTGCTGCTCGTTGACGACCACGCGCTGTTCCGTCAGGGGCTGCGGAGCCTGCTGGAGTCCGAGGGAATGCGGGTGATCGGGGAAGCCGCCAACGGGCGCGAGGCGATCCGCTACGCCGCCGACACCCACCCCGACGTGATCCTGATGGACATCCAGATGCCCGAACTCGACGGCGTCAAGGCCACCCAGAGCATCCTGGAAATCGACCCCGGTTCCAGGGTCATCATGATCACCATGTACCGCCAGGACCGCTACGTCTTCGAGGCCGTCAAGGCCGGGGCGCGCGGCTACGTCCTCAAGGACGCCGACGCGGCCACCCTGATCGACGTGATTCGCCGGGTGGCGGGCGGCGAGGTCTTGCTCGACGCCGACATGGCCCAGAACGTCCTCGACGACTTCCGCGACAAGCGAGAAGAACTGCCCAACGAGAAGCACGCCGACCTGAACGAGCGCGAGACGATGATCCTCAAGCTGCTGGCCCAGGGCTTTTCCAACCAGGACATCGCCCTGCGGCTCGACATCTCGGAGAAGACGGTCCGCAACCGCCTCTCCGAGATCTTCACCAAGCTGCAACTCAACAACCGCACCCAGGCGGCCCTCTACGCGATCCGCGAGGGCATCGCCAACCTGGACTAGCGGCGAGGCCGCAAGGGGCGCCCCCCGCCCCTTGGCCACTCCCCAACCCTATGCCCAAGACCCGCCTCCCCCCGCCTGCCGCCCGGTCCCCGGCCGCCTCGCCCCGCACCTTCCGGGCGGGGTGCCTGCGTGAATGGACCGCCGTTTCCGCCGCCGCCGACCTCGCCTACACCGAGCAGGCCTTTTCCGAGTGCCCCACCTGCCCCCACCGGGTCGAGCCGGAGGGCGCCTTGCCCTTCTGCACCCTGCGGCCGCTGGGCACCCCGCACCCCTTCGCGGCGCTGGCGGGCCTGGAGTGGCCCGAATGACGGCCCCGGCCCTCACGCCCGCAGCCTGGGCGGCCACCCTGCGCGCTCACGGGTACTCCGGCGAGGTGGGCCTGCTGGTCAGCGACCTGACCGGGCGTGAGCTGTACGCCCTGAACCCCGACCGCGTCTTTCCGGCGGCCAGCACCATCAAGGTGCCGCTGCTGGTCATGGCGCTGGAAGAAGCCCAGGCGGGCAGACTCGACCTGCGCGGGCGCGTGACGCTGCGT from Deinococcus budaensis carries:
- a CDS encoding vWA domain-containing protein, translating into MARITRYSKFEGELDQLDSSELMQMIQEALLGQGMNDPYDPDPNARPSMDDLFDAILEALADRGMIPEEQLLEAMQSDDVRETPLGQQIERLMDKLQQDGFIRKEFDEDPGQGGQGQSGESRFQLTDKSIDFLGYKSLRDLMGGLGRSSAGAHDTREYASGVEMTGELKNYEFGDTLNLDTTATLGNIMGKGFDQLEESDLVIRQAEYNSSAATIVLLDCSHSMILYGEDRFTPAKQVALALAHLIRTQYPGDTVKFVLFHDSAEEVPVAKLAQAQIGPYHTNTAGGLRLAQQLLKRENKDMKQIVMITDGKPSALTLPDGRIYKNAYGLDPYVLGATLREVANCRRSGIQVNTFMLARDPELVSFVRRVSEMTRGKAYFTTPQNIGQYVLMDFVTNKTKLVN
- a CDS encoding DinB family protein, producing MPMNPAELHARTFLMHREALMDLYAQLPEEHGTFSAWEGGMSLIGQADHLAGSSTMLLGMIAGQAPARPAPGDGSASVAEVRGRLRQTTDQVAAALRALSPEDLARRVPAFGGREMPVAALIDSLIGHEAHHKGQIWVMARMVGMQPPMFVKMG
- the mscL gene encoding large conductance mechanosensitive channel protein MscL, with amino-acid sequence MLKGFREFVLRGNVVDLAVGVVIGAAFTGVVTAFSNGFINPLIKAITGGGATVGGTFRVNGAVFDYGALLTALLNFLIVAAILYFLVVAPLNRLNERLKRGQKAPVAEPSHQEKLLAEIRDELRRRP
- a CDS encoding DUF512 domain-containing protein, encoding MPQPTEVFPAPIKAVEPGSPAERAGVRPGDLLIRVNGESVTDVLAYRHRLSQGRATLEISRPVERPLVLSGVLGVAQDHHRLEYDPAAPTFTFAVEWEDPGLDFEEVLFDGIKKCANKCDFCYVHQMPRGFRKSLYIMDDDYRLSFLYGSFVTLTNLTEGDINRILDENLSPLYVSVHTANQDLRQDLMKWWKLKVKDPQAVQIRGMIERLESIDLYTQIVLVPGRNDGEHLDDTVEYLSSRPNVISAAVVPIGLTGHRKNLPDVRTFTREEAQDTLARLNRWRRQFLQERGTRFVFPSDELYLLAGEPLPTEEEYEGFPMLENGVGMIRDFLTEGLPELPAALPAPRKVILGTGLLFAESLDRAVEALRQIEGLEIEVRAVENKTFGRVTTVAGLLTGRCFRHAVKPGEADLLIVPPTTLRYGTELMLDDTSLTELRTEFRMDVRPGGATLGELARVILDGVQSSGHQWGMSAHAVKESRGQA
- a CDS encoding response regulator transcription factor; amino-acid sequence: MIRVLLVDDHALFRQGLRSLLESEGMRVIGEAANGREAIRYAADTHPDVILMDIQMPELDGVKATQSILEIDPGSRVIMITMYRQDRYVFEAVKAGARGYVLKDADAATLIDVIRRVAGGEVLLDADMAQNVLDDFRDKREELPNEKHADLNERETMILKLLAQGFSNQDIALRLDISEKTVRNRLSEIFTKLQLNNRTQAALYAIREGIANLD
- a CDS encoding DMT family transporter, with translation MSPHAVGLLLLVLVTALWGSTFAVVKELGELLAPPVLIAWRFLIATLALLPALLLTRGQAAAPAPTRPLWRDGLILGAWLIAGYGTQTIALQTTGANRAAFFTALSVVLVPLWLTLAQRRPLPLALWLALPLAVGGLALLSWEGGALVVGDAWALACAVTYAGFILALERTASRHGALRFTFAQLLAVTALAWLWALLAEPGKLWPPAAAWGPLLYLGVAATAVTTLLQTVGQRRVSAAEASLIYALEPVAAALFSFLLIGERIGLRGALGGLLVVVATLLGQRAGEQEGTPPHPEVPTPQAAESGQA